ACGAGGAGCACCGGGACACCAAGCGCCATTCCCAACGTAAAGGGGTCGCGAACGAGATGGTAAATTTCTTTTCGGGCGATGGAAAGGGCACGGCCCAGAACAAATCGTTTGGGAGAAGGGAGGGACGGCATCATCGCTCCACGCCTTCGACAAGTCGAATAAAGACATCTTCGAGGGAAGGGGGAATGTCTCGGGCCACCATGTGATCGGCATGGGTAGAAAGAAATTGAGCCCAGCCGACAGGATCCTGAATCAACACGTGGTAATACAACCCGTAGGGCACAACAGAAACCGCGGGGCCCGAAAGAAGGGATCGATGCCAATCGGGGGGCGGGTTGTCTTTCCATTGGATTTCCATTAACCGTTCCGGAAAGGCTTGTTTTTTTAATTCGGAGGGACTGCCCAGAGCGATCACTCGCCCTGCGCGCATGAGCGCGATTCGCCCGCATTCTTCGGCTTCATCCATATAGTGGGTGGTGACAAAAATGGTTTTCCCCTCTTTCGCCAGGGAACGAATCAGTCCCCAAAACCGCGCCCGCGCCGAAGGCGATACCCCGGCGGTGGGCTCATCCAAGAAAACGATTTCCGGGTCATGCAAGAGCGCCGCCACAAGAGAGACTTCCTGTTTTAGTCCCCCCGGCAAATTCTGAACCAGGGTTTTCAACGGGGACCCGAACTGGATAAAATTGAGCAACCGTTTTATCCGTTCATTTGAAGGAGCCGGCGGAATTTTGCGGAGTCCAGCGGCAAAGGAAAGGTTCTCTTGAACACTGAGATCGTTGTATAAGGTGAACCGTTGGGACATATACCCCACGCGAGATTTGATGGCCTGTTCCCCATCTTCAAAAGTGAGTCCGGCCACACGAACCATGCCTTCTGAAGGGGGTAACAGGCCGGTGAGAACCCGAATCGTGGTGGTTTTTCCCGCACCGTTGGCGCCCAAGAAACCAAAGATTTCCCCCGGTTTCACATGGAAAGAAATCGTGTCCACCGCTGTGAATTCCCCAAACCGAACCGAAAGATTTTGGACCTCCACCGCGTTCATTCGCCCGCTCCGGCGCGACGAATGAAGAGTTCCGAAAAATTTGCGGCGTTTTGACTTTCCAAAATTCTTCGTGGAGGTCCCGACAGCAGTACTTGACCTTTTTCCATCAGATAGACTTCAGCGCATCGTTCGGCTTCGTCCATGTAGGCGGTGGCGATGATCGTCAGCACGCCTTCCGACCGGAGTTCGTGGATCAATTCCCAAAACTCACGACGGCTGATGGGATCGACACCGTTGGTGGGCTCGTCCAAAAGGAGGACGGATGGGGTGGGCAGGAGCGCGCACATTAGCCCCAATTTTTTATACATCCCCCCCGACAACTTGCCAGCGGGCCTGTCCGTGAATTTTTCCAAGCGGGTCAAGTGGAGCAAACGGGCGCGACGGGACTCAAAATCCCCCTGAGAAATTTGATGGAGGTCCCGGAAGAAATGGAGGTGTTCATCGATAGAAAGGTCCGGGTAAAGGCTTTGTTGTTGTGGCATATACGCCACTCCGGCGCGGGCCACGGCAAAGGGGATGACGTTGTTTTTGTCGCGATAAGTCACGGACCCCTGGTCCGGATGGAGAAGGCCAACCAGTGTTCGAAAAAGCGTCGTTTTCCCTGCCCCGTCGGGCCCAATCAATCCATAGAGCCCTCCCGCTTCAAAGCGGAGTGTGGCCCCCGTTAACGCACATGTTGTCCCGAGGCGTTTGTGAAGATTGAGGACGTCGATGGAAAGATCGGACTTCAAAAGGTTATTTCTACGGACATTCCAGGCTTCAACGCGCCGTCTGTGTTTTCGAAAACCACTTTGATCCCAAAGACCAGGCGTTCCCGTTCGGTTTGGGTTTGGACATTTTTAGGAGTAAATTCGGCTTCATTTCGAATGGAGACGATTTTTCCTGTTTTCGATTTCGTTTTTGCAAAGGGGAGAAGGGCTGAAACCGTCTGGTTTATTGCCAGTTTTTCCATGACAGGGGCTGGGACGTAAACATACGCGTAGAGTTCCCGGAGGTTGGCCAGAGTGAGTATCTTTTGCCCAGGGGTGACCCATTCCCCGGGTTCGTGGTAACGCCGCAAAACCACCCCATCCAGAGGGGAGACGATGGTGCACCAGGAAAGCCGGAGAGCTGTTTCCTCTTTCCGGAAACGATAACGTTCAAGAGCTTCGACAGGCAAAGAACCGTTTTTATTTAGACGGATGGCCCGGGCATAATCCCGTGCGGCCTGGTCCGCCGCCAAGCGAAGGTCCTCCCCGTCCAGTCGTGCCAAGATTTGACCGGTGACCACGGGGCTCCCTTCCGGGGAAGGGAGAGTGAGCAGGGGAGCCGGAAGACGAGGGCTGATATCCACTTCGGTGGCTTCAAGGGTCCCGGCGTATCTGAATTCCTTGGGAAGGTTTAATCTCCACACAATCAATGCAACGACAATCAAAAGGATTGGAATAATAATTCTTTTTATTTGCACGGGGCCACCTCGGAAGTTAAACTGGAGAGAACCGCTAAGCGCGATAAAATTTCAACCTCTGTTTTCGCGGATTTGACTTGGGCGTTCAGCAGGGCCAGGTTGGCGGCCTGAACATCCAAAAACGGTTTTTGGCCTGCCTGAAAGGAAGCGTAAGCCAGTTGGGCCAATTGTTGGTAATAAAGCAAGGATTGATTGGCAAGAACGAACTCCTCTTTGAGCCCGGAAATCTCCTCCCTCAGCATCCGCCAGTCGCGCTGTAGATTTTCCTCGGTTTGACGACGACGTTCTTCGAGAGATCGGGCCATCGCTTCACGTTCACGGGTCTCCCTAAGAACACGTCCCCCTTCAAAGAGGGGCCAGTGCGCCATGGCGCCGATCGCGTTCTGATGTATTCTTTCGTGAACAGGACCATTGGGGTAGTCAAAACTGGATTTTGCTGTAAGTTGAACAATGGGTCCATTGCCCGCTTTCACCGCTTGAGCCGAGGACTGGGCGGCTTGGGTTTGATAGACAAGAGAACGAATTCCCGGGTGTTTCTCATTAAACGACCGGTCCATGGCGGTTTCAAATTGGTCACGCAGGGCCGATGGCGCTGGGACGGTAAGGACCACCGTTGGGTCCGGGACACCTGCAGGTCTGTTCAGGGACAGGTCAGCTGATAAAGGTCGGCTTAAATCAATTTCTTGGTCCTCCCCCATGAGAGCCATAAGGTTCCGGACTCCCCCTGAGAGCGTTGTCTGGGCCTTTCGGAAATCCTGACGGCGAGCCATCACTTCCGCTTCCGCGAGCAAAAGGTCCTGTCGGCTGGCCGAACCCGCCTGGTGTCGGATGGTTATATCGGATCGTTGAGCTTGAGCCAAACGGAGCCCCTCTCCCACGAACCGTAATCCTTCCACTTGGCCTTGAATTTGGAAGAAAGCCACGCGAACCGCCAACCGAAGTTGCACTTCTGTGGCGAGGACTTCCTGCGTTTGAGCAATCGCTTGATGGTCCATAGCCGCTACAGTCCATTTCACTGCCTTCGAATCCCACGCCAGCCACGAGACGGCCGGTCCCAAGGAATAATTTTCGTTGTCCCCCATTTCAATCAACGGGGAAACGGGGCTGGCTTTGAACGAAGGCACTTCGGATTGATGGCGGTAACTGGCTTCGATCCCTAATGAAGGCCAGAGACGGGACCTTTGGGCGGCCGATCTGAATTTTGAGGCATTGGCTGTTTCGCGATGGGCTTTAAGGAGAGGAGAGTGAGCCAGCGATTTTTGTTCGACTGTCGCGAGATCAAAATCTAGGGTTTGACCCCAGGCGAATCCACAAAAGAGAGGAAAAATGAGCAGGGGCCACTTCATGCGGAAGCCCCTAACCCGCGCAACACGGCTTGAACACGTTGATCAATGGCTTCATCTGTGAGGAGGGCCTCTTCGACTTCTGAAAACGGGAACCCGTAGGGGTGGCGCACTTTCACGGATTTAAAGGATTCCAGGAGGATATGGGGAAGGCCCACCCCCGCCATAATAAATGTCATCACAAAGGGAAGGGGAGCGGGATCCAATTGTCCCGCCTTTTGGGCGTCGGCGGCAAGCCCCATGAGAATTTTCATATGACGAAGGAAATGGGTCCCCATGAACTCCACCGTGTCCTGATCCCCGCTGAGGGCGTCTTGGATTAGGGTAAATCCTTCTCGGCGATGATCCCGGGAAAATCGGCCCACATACCGGAGAGATTCCCGCAATTTATCCAGAGGGCTGACCCCCTTTGCCGATTGGGTAAACCGCTCAAAGAAATCTTCGTAAATGGATTCCAGTATGCGTCTCTTAAAGACCCGTTTCGTTCGGAAATGGTAGTGAAACATCCCTGGGTTCACCCGTGCCCGAGCTGCCGCCGCACGAACGGTGAGGGCGCCAAACCCCTTGTCCGCGACCAAGGCACGAGCCGCGACAATAAGTTTTTGATCAATGTCCTTGGAAGGACGTGTCATCTTTTTATATTAGCCATATGATTAATTATACATTCGCCCAGTAATAAATCAAGGTTTTTTTGCCAACACATTTTCTTTCTGAAGAAAGGCGGGCCCGGATTCGATTTAGGCCTCCTGAACCAAGGGCCCCTTACGATGAGATCAACCCTGGGAAATTCAAACCTGAGATGGGTCCTTTTATTTGGATGATAAATTCCGTTTCACTCTCTTGGTATTTCCATTAAACTTACGAGGAGTCCGATCCTCAGATGACTCGGATCGGTTCTGATAAAGCGGTCCTTGTTTTTTAATTCCAATATTTTTGATTAGAGTGGCAGGAGTTGGCGATGGCGTCATGTCCGGCGTGCGGAAAAGACAATAGTTGCAGTTCACAGGAATGCGTTTTTTGTGGAATTGTTTTTAAAAAATGGACGAAACACGTAAAGCAAAAGAAAGCCATGGGTCTTTCCCCGGACGAAGTGGTCTCGTTTGAGGCCAAACCCGATCCAAAAAGACAACAGGCCGTTATCGCCATTGGCCTAGGAATTCTGCTCCTCCTGGGTGGATTTTTATATCAAAAATTTTCCACGGTCACGTTAGGGGAAAATGAAACCGGCTTTCCGATCCTGGTGGATGGAAAATGGGGGTTTATAAACGCGAAAGGAAAAAATGTTGTTTTGCCTCGTTTCGATGCCGCGGAGCGAATCTCCGGAGGAATGGCCGCGGTCATGGTTGATAACGAATGGGGATACATCAATTGACGGGGAGAGAACATTATTCCTCCACGTTACGGTCGGGCAGGGATGTTTCATGAAGGGGTGGCGTTGGCCCGGTTGATCTCCGGCTATTGGGAAATCATCAATACGAAGGGAGAAGTGATCGGAACGACCGCGTTGGATCCGATCGGAAGGAATGGGGGTACAGAAGTGGCCACTTTTCATGACGGACGGGCTTTAGTTGAAAACCTTCAAGGTAAAAAAGTTTTTATCAACACCAGTGGGACCATTGTGGGCGGAATGTTTGATGAGGCGTTCCCTTTTTCGGAAGGGGTGGCGTTGGTGAAGAAACCGGGCCTTTCTGTTTGGTCTTTTATTGGTCCGGACGGATCCTTCTTTATGCCCTACTCCTTTTTGCGCGCGTCGTCTTTTTCGGAAGGGGTGGCGGCGGCGGAAAGAATTGAGGGACGAAACGATCCAGGGATGGGTTTTATTAATAAATCCGGGGAGTATGTGTTGCGACCCCACTATCGGGAGGCGCGACCTTTTTCCAATGGGTTGGCCTGGGTGGTCACTCCGGAGGGGACTTGCGCGGCTGTCGATCGAGTGGGATGAATGGTTTTTCAGGTGGATTGCGCGGAAGAACGGGGTGATTTCTCCGATCGTCTGGCGTGGATTTTAATAGGAACCATAAACAAGTATGGTGTCCTCGATTTGGATGGCACTTTAATTTTGAGGCCCGCTTTTTCGACACCCCCATCCTTTGTGGGGGGATTGGCGTTCGTTTCCATTTTCGATAAGAAACATGGTTCCGCCGGGTATGTGGATAAATGGGGAAATTATGTTTGGAAAATTTCCTTTGATGATGTCAAAACCATCGTTAAAAAGGAAAAGGACGGGGATCGAAAGTTGAAAGCCTGTTTTATAGGACGGGAATTGCTGGTGGGGGCGAATAAAGTGTATTCGAAATAATTCAACAGTACAAACTGAATAAAAAATTTACCCTCCGCGATTTCCTTTCGTATTGACAAGTCGGGATTGGATTCGTTTCTTTTCGTAATCCAGAAGACCGGCGTAGAGGGCGTCCGCCAATTTTTGGTGGAAGCGCGCGGACCGAAGAAGGCCTTCTTCTTTGGGATGAGTGATAAACGCCGATTCGACCAATATGGCGGGCATGGACGTTCCTCGGAGGACATAGAAGCCCGCTTGTTTCACTCCCCGATTGAGCATCGAAAGCCGTTGGGCCACTTGAAGTGTGATGTGTCCCGCAATGGCGGAAGAATCGTTCATGTGTTCGTTTCGCGCCAGAGACCAGAGTAACCCTTCCAATTCATGCCGGGCTTTTCCCGCAATTCCTTCCAGTTCCACCACCGCGTTTTCGCGACGAGCCACCGCGGCCGCATCGTCGTCAGACGCCTTCTCTGAAAGGAAGAATACTTCAAACCCATGAGCGTCTGATTTGAGTCCGGCGTTGCAATGGAGTGAAATAAAAAGGTCTGCTTTCGCTTTATTGGCGATGGAAGATCTTTCCTGAAGAGTGAGAAATCGATCGTCGGTTCGCGTAAGAATTACTTTAAATCGACCCTCATTATTAAGAACTTTGGCGAGGGCGAGAGCGATTTGTAAGTTCGCCTCTTTCTCAAGCGTTCCGTGGGGCCCCACGGCGCCCGCGTCTTTGCCGCCATGACCTGCGTCGATCACGATGGTGCGCAAAGGGGAAAGGGCGAGATAGGGCGCATCGATGTCCGATCGAGGGCGAGCCCGGGCAGGAGGGGCCAACACGGTTTCGGTCGTGGAGGGCGGGGAGAGGGGTTGGGGTCGTGGAAGGTGTTTTTGTACCGGGATGGGGGTGGGTGAAAAGGGTCCGTTCTCTCGGGCCACTTCAATCACGAGGGTACGGGGTGATTCTTCTAAATAAATGCTGGGGTCAGCGGTCCCTGAGGCCACGGTGATAATAAGATCGGTGGTCCGTGAGCGAGGGGCGACCTCAACAGCTTGAATGGCCCCATCATTAATCGATATTTTTTCCCATTCTTTGGCTCGCCCCCCATACAACCGAATGGTAATCGCTTCCTGACGTTTGGCCAAGACATGGTAGTTCACGTGTGGCCCGATATCCACAGAAACACGGGCACTGCTCGGGTAAGAATAAAACCGAGGCGAAGAGACTTCGGGGGAAGGATCCACCGTGAGATTCCTGCGGGCGGGGTCCCATTGGACCACGGAAGCCACAAGATTTTGAAATTCCGGTGTGATCAAGAGTGAGGCAGGAAGATAGACCTCATCCCCCCACGCGCGGACCGCGGGCGTCATTAAAATGTTTTTTCCCGCCACCACAGCTGTGGAAAGATCCAGGCCAAATTCGGCCCTTTGTCCTTGGGAGTGATAGACCACGCGCCGAGAAACCCGTTTCCATTGAACGCGCCCTCCAAAGATCTTTTTGATCGTTCGAAGGGAAATCATGGGTTCTTCATCCACCTGGAGCACTTGAACCCCTTCCTTGATTTTTCCATCCACAACGGTGTTGACCTTTTCTGCCGGCCAAGGAGCCCGCTTTCCTTGCGCCAAAAGGGGAAGACCCACACACCCCAGAAGAAGAGCCACTGAAATCATTTTGAACCCAGACTTAACGACGGGTGCGAACATCGAGAAGAAGGAGACCGTTAATTTTTCAACAAAAAGCGGAAAAGCGATGCCGGTGGAGAGGCCTTTATCTAATCCCGGGTCTGACTGGGAATTCCCAGTGATCGGGGGGGGTAGCGGAGAACGATCTCTGTGGGTGGTGATTTGCGCGGGCTGCAATATCAACAAAGGGGTGTTCCTCCCGAAACCAGGTTCGTTAAAAAATTCACGGGAGCAGACAGTGGGCTCCCCCGTCAGGATTATAAAATTTCGAGGGCCACTTCGGGAGAATGAATCCGCTCAAGCTTTTTTTCTTTTCAACTTAAAAAAACGGACCAACCTTTGACGCGACAATCCGGAGAGAACTTGACCCGTCACCAAAATCTGGTGGTTAAGCTTTGGGTGACGCAGAAGGTCCATCAGGGACCCCCCGGCACCCGCCTTGGGATCCGATGCCGCATAGACCACCCGTTTTACGCGAGCCAAAACCAGCGCCCCCGCGCACATGGGACAGGGTTCGAGAGTCGTGTAAAGAGTCGCCTCCGTTAGGCGCTCCCGCTTGAGGTGTGTTCCGGCCGACCTGAGAGCCAAAATTTCCGCGTGAGCCGTTGGGTCGCACCGTTCGCGAATTCGGTTTCGCCCTTTAGCAATCACACGGCCCCGATGAACCACCACCGCTCCCACAGGAACTTCGTCCGCTGCGGCCGCCAAACGGGCTTCTTCCAAAGCCAGCCGCATATATTTTGTATCAAACCTAAATTTCCCATCCAGACTGCGGGATGAAACCAATACTCCGGGATTATTTCTATCTGTAATTCCATTAATATTAAAAGTCTTGCGTTTTTTTTGGCGAGTTGTTTTCATTTTATTTCAGGAGCATTTTGATCAGCGGATAAATAGTTGAACCAACAAAGATTAGAAAAAACATAAGAAGCCCCACCATGGCCCAACCCAGCCAGCGGGAATAGGTGTCTTTTCCTTTTTGGTCCTCCAGGGGAGGAAACGTTCGAAGGGGAGCTCCTCCTGCCGGATTTCGGACACTGGTCCAGAAATTGATATCACCGTCTGAAGGTGAAAGGGTGTTTGCGGGGCGATATTTCACCTTTTCCCCCACTTGGCGGAGTTGGTCCATGAGTGCGGGTGTGACGGGGTTTGTTTGCACATGCTTAAGAAGAGTTCGTATTTCTGGTGGAAGACTGGGGTCATCGGAA
The sequence above is a segment of the Elusimicrobiota bacterium genome. Coding sequences within it:
- a CDS encoding TolC family protein; amino-acid sequence: MKWPLLIFPLFCGFAWGQTLDFDLATVEQKSLAHSPLLKAHRETANASKFRSAAQRSRLWPSLGIEASYRHQSEVPSFKASPVSPLIEMGDNENYSLGPAVSWLAWDSKAVKWTVAAMDHQAIAQTQEVLATEVQLRLAVRVAFFQIQGQVEGLRFVGEGLRLAQAQRSDITIRHQAGSASRQDLLLAEAEVMARRQDFRKAQTTLSGGVRNLMALMGEDQEIDLSRPLSADLSLNRPAGVPDPTVVLTVPAPSALRDQFETAMDRSFNEKHPGIRSLVYQTQAAQSSAQAVKAGNGPIVQLTAKSSFDYPNGPVHERIHQNAIGAMAHWPLFEGGRVLRETREREAMARSLEERRRQTEENLQRDWRMLREEISGLKEEFVLANQSLLYYQQLAQLAYASFQAGQKPFLDVQAANLALLNAQVKSAKTEVEILSRLAVLSSLTSEVAPCK
- a CDS encoding ABC transporter ATP-binding protein, which translates into the protein MKSDLSIDVLNLHKRLGTTCALTGATLRFEAGGLYGLIGPDGAGKTTLFRTLVGLLHPDQGSVTYRDKNNVIPFAVARAGVAYMPQQQSLYPDLSIDEHLHFFRDLHQISQGDFESRRARLLHLTRLEKFTDRPAGKLSGGMYKKLGLMCALLPTPSVLLLDEPTNGVDPISRREFWELIHELRSEGVLTIIATAYMDEAERCAEVYLMEKGQVLLSGPPRRILESQNAANFSELFIRRAGAGE
- a CDS encoding WG repeat-containing protein; the encoded protein is MFHEGVALARLISGYWEIINTKGEVIGTTALDPIGRNGGTEVATFHDGRALVENLQGKKVFINTSGTIVGGMFDEAFPFSEGVALVKKPGLSVWSFIGPDGSFFMPYSFLRASSFSEGVAAAERIEGRNDPGMGFINKSGEYVLRPHYREARPFSNGLAWVVTPEGTCAAVDRVG
- a CDS encoding efflux RND transporter periplasmic adaptor subunit codes for the protein MQIKRIIIPILLIVVALIVWRLNLPKEFRYAGTLEATEVDISPRLPAPLLTLPSPEGSPVVTGQILARLDGEDLRLAADQAARDYARAIRLNKNGSLPVEALERYRFRKEETALRLSWCTIVSPLDGVVLRRYHEPGEWVTPGQKILTLANLRELYAYVYVPAPVMEKLAINQTVSALLPFAKTKSKTGKIVSIRNEAEFTPKNVQTQTERERLVFGIKVVFENTDGALKPGMSVEITF
- a CDS encoding ABC transporter ATP-binding protein gives rise to the protein MNAVEVQNLSVRFGEFTAVDTISFHVKPGEIFGFLGANGAGKTTTIRVLTGLLPPSEGMVRVAGLTFEDGEQAIKSRVGYMSQRFTLYNDLSVQENLSFAAGLRKIPPAPSNERIKRLLNFIQFGSPLKTLVQNLPGGLKQEVSLVAALLHDPEIVFLDEPTAGVSPSARARFWGLIRSLAKEGKTIFVTTHYMDEAEECGRIALMRAGRVIALGSPSELKKQAFPERLMEIQWKDNPPPDWHRSLLSGPAVSVVPYGLYYHVLIQDPVGWAQFLSTHADHMVARDIPPSLEDVFIRLVEGVER
- the tadA gene encoding tRNA adenosine(34) deaminase TadA — translated: MKTTRQKKRKTFNINGITDRNNPGVLVSSRSLDGKFRFDTKYMRLALEEARLAAAADEVPVGAVVVHRGRVIAKGRNRIRERCDPTAHAEILALRSAGTHLKRERLTEATLYTTLEPCPMCAGALVLARVKRVVYAASDPKAGAGGSLMDLLRHPKLNHQILVTGQVLSGLSRQRLVRFFKLKRKKA
- a CDS encoding WG repeat-containing protein; amino-acid sequence: MGLSPDEVVSFEAKPDPKRQQAVIAIGLGILLLLGGFLYQKFSTVTLGENETGFPILVDGKWGFINAKGKNVVLPRFDAAERISGGMAAVMVDNEWGYIN
- a CDS encoding N-acetylmuramoyl-L-alanine amidase → MALLLGCVGLPLLAQGKRAPWPAEKVNTVVDGKIKEGVQVLQVDEEPMISLRTIKKIFGGRVQWKRVSRRVVYHSQGQRAEFGLDLSTAVVAGKNILMTPAVRAWGDEVYLPASLLITPEFQNLVASVVQWDPARRNLTVDPSPEVSSPRFYSYPSSARVSVDIGPHVNYHVLAKRQEAITIRLYGGRAKEWEKISINDGAIQAVEVAPRSRTTDLIITVASGTADPSIYLEESPRTLVIEVARENGPFSPTPIPVQKHLPRPQPLSPPSTTETVLAPPARARPRSDIDAPYLALSPLRTIVIDAGHGGKDAGAVGPHGTLEKEANLQIALALAKVLNNEGRFKVILTRTDDRFLTLQERSSIANKAKADLFISLHCNAGLKSDAHGFEVFFLSEKASDDDAAAVARRENAVVELEGIAGKARHELEGLLWSLARNEHMNDSSAIAGHITLQVAQRLSMLNRGVKQAGFYVLRGTSMPAILVESAFITHPKEEGLLRSARFHQKLADALYAGLLDYEKKRIQSRLVNTKGNRGG
- a CDS encoding TetR/AcrR family transcriptional regulator, producing MTRPSKDIDQKLIVAARALVADKGFGALTVRAAAARARVNPGMFHYHFRTKRVFKRRILESIYEDFFERFTQSAKGVSPLDKLRESLRYVGRFSRDHRREGFTLIQDALSGDQDTVEFMGTHFLRHMKILMGLAADAQKAGQLDPAPLPFVMTFIMAGVGLPHILLESFKSVKVRHPYGFPFSEVEEALLTDEAIDQRVQAVLRGLGASA